The Episyrphus balteatus chromosome 4, idEpiBalt1.1, whole genome shotgun sequence genome includes a window with the following:
- the LOC129919543 gene encoding ethanolamine-phosphate cytidylyltransferase, which produces MSERGSANNLNLNSKENDDGREKKEVRVWCDGCYDMVHFGHANSLRQAKALGDTLIVGVHTDEEITLHKGPPVFTQEERYKMVRGIKWVDEVIEGAPYVTTLETLDEYDCDFCVHGDDLTTTADGIDTYHLVKTANRYQEVKRTAGVSTTDLVGRMLLLTKNHFHQGSKEYSIEKEGSSNMGQDSTAKSPWTGCSQFLPTTQKIIQFSDGKSPKPNDRIVYVAGAFDLFHVGHLDFLEKAKQHGDYIIVGLHTDPVVNEYKGSNYPIMNLHERVLSVLACKYVNEVVIGAPYCVTEDLIDHFSVNVVCHGQTPIALENGIMDPYAIPKTKGIFMLIDSENTMTTEKIVERIISHRLDFERRNEKKEKKEVEAYEAYQKSKLAQKAG; this is translated from the coding sequence atgaGTGAGCGTGGTTCTGCAAATAATCTCAATCTCAATTCGAAAGAAAATGATGACGgcagagaaaaaaaagaagttcgCGTTTGGTGCGATGGCTGCTATGACATGGTCCACTTTGGCCATGCCAATTCACTCCGTCAAGCCAAAGCACTCGGTGACACTCTCATAGTCGGTGTTCATACCGACGAAGAGATCACCCTCCACAAAGGTCCACCCGTCTTCACTCAAGAAGAACGCTACAAAATGGTTCGGGGAATTAAATGGGTCGACGAGGTTATCGAGGGCGCCCCCTATGTCACAACCTTGGAAACCCTCGACGAATATGATTGCGATTTTTGTGTGCATGGTGATGACCTTACCACTACAGCCGATGGCATTGACACTTATCATTTAGTCAAGACGGCAAATCGATATCAAGAAGTCAAGCGAACTGCTGGCGTCTCGACGACTGATTTGGTGGGCCGGATGCTTCTGCTCACTAAAAACCATTTCCATCAGGGTTCCAAAGAGTATTCGATTGAGAAAGAAGGCTCCTCGAATATGGGACAAGATTCCACGGCAAAAAGTCCCTGGACTGGTTGTAGTCAATTCCTGCCAACTACCCAGAAAATCATACAATTCAGTGATGGGAAATCACCAAAGCCGAATGATAGAATTGTTTATGTCGCGGGGGCATTTGACTTGTTCCATGTGGGACATTTGGACTTTCTGGAGAAAGCCAAGCAACATGGTGATTATATCATTGTTGGACTTCACACTGATCCAGTTGTGAATGAGTACAAAGGTAGTAACTATCCAATTATGAATCTCCATGAGAGGGTGCTGAGTGTGCTGGCATGCAAGTATGTCAATGAGGTGGTCATTGGAGCACCTTATTGTGTGACCGAGGATTTGATTGATCATTTTAGTGTGAATGTTGTGTGTCATGGTCAGACACCGATAGCATTGGAGAATGGTATAATGGATCCGTATGCTATTCCAAAGACTAAGGGTATTTTTATGCTTATCGATTCGGAGAATACAATGACAACGGAGAAGATTGTGGAACGTATAATCTCACATCGGTTGGACTTTGAACGGAGGAATGAAAAGAAAGAGAAGAAGGAAGTGGAGGCGTATGAAGCTTACCAGAAGTCGAAATTAGCTCAGAAAGCTGGTTAA